Below is a window of Nocardioides sp. S-1144 DNA.
CGCATCATCCGGGCCCCCGGCCCGCCGAGTGCATCAGGAGGGGCCCTCCGGGCCACACCACCATGAACATTGTCGTCTGTGTGAAGTACGTGCCCGACGCCACCGCCGACCGGCGGTTCGAGTCGGACAACACCGTGGACCGGGTCGGCGTCGACGGGCTGCTGTCGGAGCTCGACGAGTACGCCGTCGAGCAGGCCCTGCAGCTGAAGGAGAAGCGCGAGGGCGAGGACGTCACCGTCACCGCGCTCTGCGTCGGCCCCGAGAAGGCGCTGGACGCCGTCCGCAAGGCCCTGCAGATGGGCGCCGACCAGGGCGTCCACGTCAGCGACGAGGCGATCGCCGGGTCCGACTACGCCGCGACGTCGCTCGTGCTGGCCAAGGCCGTGGAGAAGATCGGCGCCACGCTCGAGGACGGGAAGGTCGACCTCGTCGTGTGCGGCATGGCCTCCACCGACGCCTCGGGCTCCGTCGTCCCGGCGATGCTCGCCGAGCGGCTCGGTCTCCCGCAGGTCACCTTCGCCTCGGTCATCGAGACCCAGGGCGACCAGGTCCGCATCAAGCGCGACGGCGACACCGCCACCGAGGTGATCGGCGGCACGATGCCGCTGGTGCTCTCGGTGACCGACCAGTCCGGCGAGGCCCGCTACCCCTCGTTCAAGGGGATCATGGCGGCCAAGAAGAAGCCGCTGGAGACCTACAGCCTCGCCGACATCGGCCTCGAGGCCGACCAGGTCGGCCTGTCGGTCGCCTGGAGCGAGGTCACCGACACCACCGAGCGGCCCCCGCGGACCGCCGGCGAGATCGTCAAGGACGAGGACGGCTCGGGCGCCTCGGCGCTCACCGAGTTCCTCGCGTCCAAGAAGTTCATCTGAGCCGGCCCGGGTACAGGAAGAGAGCGAACCAACATGTCTGAGGTCCTGGTGCTCGTCGACCACGTCGACGGAGCCGTCCGCAAGCCCACCCTCGAGCTGCTCGCGCTCGCCAAGAAGCTCGGCGAGCCCGCCGCGGTCTTCATCGGCGGCGCCGACAAGGCCGCCGGTGCCACCGAGAAGCTGAAGGCGTTCGGCGCCGAGAAGGTGTACGTCGTCGACGACACCGAGGTCAAGGGCTACCTCGTGGTGCCCAAGGTCGAGGTGCTCCAGCAGCTCGCCGAGAAGAGCTCGCCGGCGGCGATCCTCCTGGTCTCGGGCTACGAGGGCAAGGAGATCGCCGGGCGCCTGGCGATCCGCCTCGAGTCCGGCATCATCACCGACGCCGTCGACGTCGCCGACGACGGCACCACCACGCAGTCGGTCTTCGCCGGCAACTTCACCGTGCAGGCGAAGGTCACCCGCGGCACCCCGATCATCACGGTCAAGCCCAACTCCGCCACGCCCGACGAGACGGCCGGAGCCGGCACGGTCGAGGAGTTCGTCCCCACGATCTCCGACGCCGCCAAGACGGCCCAGATCGTCGCGTCGCAGCCCCGCAAGGCGACCGGTCGGCCCGAGCTGACCGAGGCCGCCATCGTGGTCTCCGGCGGCCGGGGCACCGGCGGCGACTTCGCCCCGATCGAGGGCCTGGCCGACGCGCTCGGCGCCGCGGTGGGCGCCTCGCGCGCCGCCGTCGACTCCGGCTGGATGCCGCACAGCTTCCAGGTCGGGCAGACCGGCAAGGTCGTCTCGCCGCAGCTCTACGTCGCCAACGGCATCTCCGGTGCGATCCAGCACCGCGCCGGCATGCAGACCTCGAAGACGATCGTCGCGGTCAACAAGGACGACGAGGCCCCGATCTTCGAGCTCGTCGACTTCGGCGTGGTGGGCGACCTGCACCAGGTCCTGCCGGCCGCCACCGAGCAGATCGAGGCCAAGAAGGGCTAGTCGCCCGGATCGGTTCCCGACCGACGCCCCGTCGACCTCGCGGTCGGCGGGGCGTCGTCGCGTCCACCGTCGTCGCGGCCCCCCGGCACGGACCGGCCGTGCCGGAAGGCCAGGACGACGAGCACCAGCAGCGAGGTGCCGATCGCGACCCAGACCGCCACCAGGTCGACGGTGGCGGTGCCGGGGCGCGCGACCCGGTCGCGGGCCAGCAGCGCGCAGACCACGGTGAGGCCGCTGACCAGCGCCAGCCCGTGCGGTCGTCTCGAGCCCCGCACGGCCCCCGCGACGGCGGCGACCAGCAGGGCGGCCGAGGCCAGCCAGAAGAACGTCGCGGCGAGCTGGACCCGGCCGGGGTCGAGCGCGCTGGTCGTGGTCACGTCGTCGGTGAGGCGGTTCTCGAGCACGACGACCAGGCCCGCGACGGGCAGCAGCGCGGTCAGCGCGAGGTGGGCGAGCACGAGGGGGTTCGGCGCGGGTGGGGCCATGGCCTCGATGCTGCCCGGGGAGCGGCCGTCCACACCCGGGGCGCTCCCGGGCTCACTAGGCTGGCGCGGGTGAGCACCCTCCAGAACCTTGGCGACCGGACCGACGTCGTGCCCGCCGGCGACCCGACCGACGTCGTCCGCGCCCTGGCCGAGCGGGCCCGGGAGGCCTCCCACGAGCTCGCGCTGGCGACCCGCGCGACCAAGGACGCCGCCCTGCACGCGATGGCCGAGGCCCTCCTGGCCCGCGGCGACGAGCTCCTGGCCGCCAACGCCGAGGACGTGGCCCGCGCCGAGGCGGCCGGCACGCCCCCGAACGTCGTCGACCGGCTCCGCCTCACCGACGAGCGGCTCGTCGCGATGGCGCAGGGCCTGCGCGACGTGGCCGGGCTGCCCGACCCGGTCGGGGAGGTGGTGCGGGGCAGCACCCTGGCCAACGGGCTCGAGCTGCGTCAGGTGCGGGTGCCGTTCGGGGTGGTCGGGATGATCTACGAGGCACGCCCCAACGTCACCGCCGACGCCGCCGGGATCTGCCTGAAGTCCGGCAACGCCGTCCTCCTGCGCGGCTCCTCGAGCGCGGCCTCCTCCAACGCCGCGATCCTCGCCGTGCTCCGGGACGCCGTCGCGGGCGCGGGCCTGCCGGCCGACGTCGTCCAGCTGGTGCCGGCCGGGAGCCGCGAGACCGTCACCGCGCTGATGCGCGCCCGCGGGCTGGTCGACGTCCTGGTCCCGCGCGGCGGCGCCGGCCTGATCAGGAGCGTCGTGGAGGGCTCGACGGTGCCGGTGATCGAGACCGGCGTCGGCAACTGCCACGTCTACGTCGACGCCGCCGCCGACCTCGACCGCGCGCTGGCGGTCGTGCTCAACTCCAAGACCCACCGCACGAGCGTCTGCAACTCCGCCGAGTCGCTCCTGGTGCACGCCGACCTCGTCGACACCTTCCTGCCCACCGTCGTCGCCGCGCTCCAGGACGCCGGGGTCGTCGTGCACGGCGACGAGACGGTCGCGCGGCTGCCCGGCGTCGAGCCGGCCACCGACGAGGACCACGCCCGCGAGTACCTGTCGATGGACATCTCCGCGGCCGTCGTCGCCGACGTCGACGGCGCCATCGCCCACATCCGGCGCTTCTCCAGCGGCCACACCGAGGCCATCCTCACCCGCGACCAGGACGCCGCCCGGCGCTTCGTCGCGGCGGTCGACTCGGCCGCGGTGCTGGTCAACGCCAGCACCCGGTTCACCGACGGCGGGGAGTTCGGCTTCGGCGCCGAGATCGGGA
It encodes the following:
- a CDS encoding electron transfer flavoprotein subunit beta/FixA family protein, with product MKYVPDATADRRFESDNTVDRVGVDGLLSELDEYAVEQALQLKEKREGEDVTVTALCVGPEKALDAVRKALQMGADQGVHVSDEAIAGSDYAATSLVLAKAVEKIGATLEDGKVDLVVCGMASTDASGSVVPAMLAERLGLPQVTFASVIETQGDQVRIKRDGDTATEVIGGTMPLVLSVTDQSGEARYPSFKGIMAAKKKPLETYSLADIGLEADQVGLSVAWSEVTDTTERPPRTAGEIVKDEDGSGASALTEFLASKKFI
- a CDS encoding glutamate-5-semialdehyde dehydrogenase, whose translation is MPAGDPTDVVRALAERAREASHELALATRATKDAALHAMAEALLARGDELLAANAEDVARAEAAGTPPNVVDRLRLTDERLVAMAQGLRDVAGLPDPVGEVVRGSTLANGLELRQVRVPFGVVGMIYEARPNVTADAAGICLKSGNAVLLRGSSSAASSNAAILAVLRDAVAGAGLPADVVQLVPAGSRETVTALMRARGLVDVLVPRGGAGLIRSVVEGSTVPVIETGVGNCHVYVDAAADLDRALAVVLNSKTHRTSVCNSAESLLVHADLVDTFLPTVVAALQDAGVVVHGDETVARLPGVEPATDEDHAREYLSMDISAAVVADVDGAIAHIRRFSSGHTEAILTRDQDAARRFVAAVDSAAVLVNASTRFTDGGEFGFGAEIGISTQKLHARGPMGLPEMTSTKYVVTGEGHVR
- a CDS encoding electron transfer flavoprotein subunit alpha/FixB family protein: MSEVLVLVDHVDGAVRKPTLELLALAKKLGEPAAVFIGGADKAAGATEKLKAFGAEKVYVVDDTEVKGYLVVPKVEVLQQLAEKSSPAAILLVSGYEGKEIAGRLAIRLESGIITDAVDVADDGTTTQSVFAGNFTVQAKVTRGTPIITVKPNSATPDETAGAGTVEEFVPTISDAAKTAQIVASQPRKATGRPELTEAAIVVSGGRGTGGDFAPIEGLADALGAAVGASRAAVDSGWMPHSFQVGQTGKVVSPQLYVANGISGAIQHRAGMQTSKTIVAVNKDDEAPIFELVDFGVVGDLHQVLPAATEQIEAKKG